A DNA window from Micromonospora sp. NBC_01739 contains the following coding sequences:
- a CDS encoding undecaprenyl-diphosphate phosphatase — MTWVEAIVLGIVQGLTEFLPVSSSGHLRITSAIFFDQDAGASFTAVTQLGTEAAVLLYFAKDIWRIGRTWTVGIWDSSVRSSLDYRMGWYVIVGSIPIGALGFLFKDQIRETARNLWVVATTLIVFAFILAFAEYWGRQTRTLKDFRMRDGVVMGFAQALALIPGVSRSGATLTFGLFLNLTRETAARYSFLLAIPAVVMSGIFSLGDVFEPAAPGTSVPSVAQMVVATVIAFAVGYAAIAWLLRYVAHHTLYIFVLYRVAVGTLVLALLMTGTISAT, encoded by the coding sequence GTGACCTGGGTAGAAGCCATCGTCCTGGGCATCGTCCAGGGACTGACCGAGTTCCTGCCGGTCAGCTCGTCAGGCCACCTGCGGATCACCTCGGCGATCTTCTTCGACCAGGACGCCGGGGCCTCCTTCACCGCAGTCACCCAGTTGGGCACCGAGGCGGCCGTCCTGCTCTACTTCGCCAAGGACATCTGGCGAATCGGCCGGACCTGGACGGTGGGGATCTGGGACTCCTCGGTCCGCTCCAGCCTCGACTACCGCATGGGCTGGTACGTGATCGTCGGCTCGATCCCGATCGGGGCGCTCGGCTTCCTGTTCAAGGACCAGATCCGGGAGACCGCCCGCAACCTGTGGGTGGTCGCCACCACCCTGATCGTCTTCGCCTTCATCCTGGCCTTCGCCGAGTACTGGGGCCGGCAGACCCGGACCCTGAAGGACTTCCGGATGCGCGACGGCGTGGTCATGGGGTTCGCCCAGGCGCTGGCCCTCATCCCCGGGGTGTCCCGCTCCGGGGCGACGCTGACCTTCGGCCTGTTTCTCAACCTGACCCGGGAGACGGCCGCCCGCTACTCCTTCCTGCTGGCCATCCCCGCCGTGGTGATGTCCGGCATCTTCAGCCTGGGTGACGTCTTCGAACCGGCCGCTCCGGGCACCTCGGTGCCGAGCGTCGCGCAGATGGTCGTCGCCACCGTCATCGCGTTCGCGGTCGGGTACGCGGCCATCGCCTGGCTGCTGCGCTATGTCGCCCACCACACCCTGTACATCTTCGTGCTCTACCGGGTGGCGGTCGGGACCCTCGTCCTGGCCCTGCTGATGACCGGGACGATCAGCGCTACCTGA